One window of the Takifugu rubripes chromosome 13, fTakRub1.2, whole genome shotgun sequence genome contains the following:
- the nr1h3 gene encoding oxysterols receptor LXR-alpha isoform X2: MSTLSVTDIRDVGHDESKVFDGPSELQLDCVVEESSRSAPLKLALTDLSRPDDFPGPPQNGPALPVEPSEIKLDPAAAETSAGSDGQPVKRKKGPAPKMLGNEVCSVCGDKASGFHYNVLSCEGCKGFFRRSVIKSAQYSCKNNGHCEMDMYMRRKCQQCRLRKCREAGMLEHCVLSEEQIRLKKMKKQEEETARTSTEVAPTPPQEVATLDPQQQEMIEKLVAMQKQCNKRSFLDRPKVTPWPQSQDLQNREVRQQRFAHFTELAIMSVQEIVDFAKQLPGFLELTREDQIALLKTSTIEIMLLETSRRYNPSIDSITFLKDFSYNKEDFAKAGLQFEFINPIFEFSKGMNDLHLDEAEYALLIAINIFSADRPNVQDHDLVERLQQPYVDLLRSYIMIKRPNDHLMFPRMLMKLVSLRTLSSVHSEQVFALRLQDKKLPPLLSEIWDVNE, encoded by the exons ATGTCCACGCTATCAGTGACTGATATCCGAGATGTTGGTCATG ATGAGAGTAAGGTGTTCGACGGGccctctgagctgcagctggactgCGTGGttgaggagagcagcaggagcgccCCGCTGAAGCTAGCACTGACCGACCTCTCCCGGCCAGATGACTTCCCCGGCCCCCCTCAAAACGGCCCCGCTCTGCCCGTGGAGCCCAGCGAAATCAAGCTGGATCCAGCTGCGGCCGAGACATCTGCCGGCTCAG ATGGGCAGCcggtgaagaggaagaaggggcCTGCTCCCAAGATGCTCGGCAACGAGGTGTGCAGCGTGTGCGGCGACAAGGCCTCCGGCTTCCACTACAACGTCCTGAGCTGCGAAGGCTGCAAGGGCTTCTTTCGCCGCAGCGTCATTAAAAGTGCGCAGTACTCGTGCAAGAACAACGGCCACTGTGAGATGGACATGTACATGCGCCGCAAGTGCCAGCAGTGTCGGCTGCGCAAGTGCCGGGAGGCGGGCATGCTGGAGCACT GTGTGCTCTCTGAGGAGCAAatcaggctgaagaagatgaagaagcaggaggaggaaaccgCCCGCACGTCCACGGAGGTCGCCCCGACCCCCCCGCAGGAAGTGGCCACGCTGGACCcccagcagcaggaaatgatCGAGAAGCTCGTGGCCATGCAGAAGCAATGCAACAAGAGGTCTTTCCTCGACCGGCCCAAAGTGACG ccgTGGCCGCAGAGTCAGGACTTGCAGAACCGAGAAGTGCGTCAGCAGCGGTTCGCCCACTTCACCGAGCTGGCCATCATGTCGGTGCAGGAGATCGTGGATTTTGCCAAGCAGCTTCCTGGTTTCTTGGAGCTGACGCGGGAGGATCAGATCGCTCTACTGAAGACTTCGACCATCGAG ATCATGCTGCTGGAGACGTCCCGGCGGTACAATCCCTCCATCGACAGCATCACCTTCCTGAAAGACTTCAGCTATAATAAGGAGGATTTTGCCAAAGCAG GGCTTCAGTTCGAATTCATCAATCCGATCTTTGAGTTCTCGAAAGGGATGAACGATCTGCATCTGGACGAGGCCGAATACGCCCTCCTCATTGCCATTAATATCTTCTCCGCAG ATCGTCCCAACGTGCAGGATCACGACCTGGTGGAGCGGCTCCAGCAGCCGTACGTTGACCTCCTGCGCTCTTACATCATGATAAAGAGACCAAAC GATCACCTGATGTTTCCCCGCATGCTGATGAAGCTGGTGAGCCTGCGCACGCTCAGCAGCGTCCACTCGGAGCAGGTTTTCGCCCTCCGCCTCCAGGACAAGAAGCTTCCGCCGCTGCTGTCTGAGATCTGGGACGTGAACGAGTGA
- the kcna4 gene encoding potassium voltage-gated channel subfamily A member 1, producing MEFAMVGADGGCNSHLPYGYAQARARERERERERQAVQSRAAAAAAAAEGGPGAEGAGGGNVGGGVGGSTSSSCSHLLNNRQHQSRAASSASANISSGGTASRPSSSSPTSFTQEHEQQHRVLRERKKQRGVARWRRNRTTLGGDLRHSELALLGSEEDIMIEEEEAEGAEEEEEEDEEEVGGRGSKRSSFLCHMYDEDETVSLTDRRPQSGYENVYSECGCCERVVINVSGLKFETQLKTLTQFPDTLLGDPDKRIRYFDPLRNEYFFDRNRPSFDAILYYYQSGGRLKRPVNVPFDIFSEEVKFYELGEEAILKFREDEGFVKEEEKPLPEDEFKRQIWLLFEYPESSSPARGIAVVSVLVIVISIVIFCLETLPEFRDEKEYLQSRHNSTQPDHGFTPFNDPFFIVETVCIIWFSFEIIVRFFASPSKPAFFKNIMNSIDIVSILPYFITLGTDLAQHQGNGQQAMSFAILRIIRLVRVFRIFKLSRHSKGLQILGHTLRASMRELALLIFFLVIGVILFSSAVYFAEADEPTSQFTSIPDAFWWAVVTMTTVGYGDMKPITVGGKIVGSLCAIAGVLTIALPVPVIVSNFNYFYHRETDNEDQAPVVESVPPVCPYFPDFLRKFKSSPSGSSLGDKAEYMEMEEGVTESLCGLDKSPSKGNGTDIGRRNSTNSKSIQTDV from the coding sequence ATGGAGTTTGCCATGGTGGGCGCGGACGGCGGGTGCAACAGCCACCTGCCTTACGGTTATGCCCAAGCTCGCGCGCGGGAGAGGGAGCGCGAGAGGGAGCGCCAGGCGGTTCAAtcgagagcggcggcggcggcggcggctgccgAAGGTGGGCCGGGAGCGGAGGGAGCAGGGGGCGGCAACGTCGGCGGCGGCGTGGGGGGGTCCACCTCCTCTTCGTGCTCTCATCTCCTTAACAACCGTCAGCATCAGTCTCGCGCCGCCTCCTCCGCGAGCGCCAACATCAGCAGCGGCGGTACCGCCTCgcgcccctcctcctcctcccccacctccttcacGCAGGAGcacgagcagcagcacagagttCTCAGAGAGCGGAAAAAGCAGCGCGGCGTCGCGCGGTGGAGACGCAACAGGACGACTCTCGGCGGGGACCTGCGCCACTCGGAGCTGGCGCTGCTCGGATCGGAGGAGGACATCATgatagaggaggaagaggccgagggggcagaggaggaggaggaggaggacgaggaggaggtggggggccGGGGAAGCAAAAGGTCGAGCTTTTTGTGTCACATGTATGATGAAGATGAGACGGTGTCCCTCACTGACCGGCGTCCTCAGTCCGGCTACGAGAACGTTTACAGCGAGTGCGGCTGCTGCGAGAGAGTTGTCATCAATGTGTCGGGTCTGAAGTTTGAAACTCAGCTCAAGACTCTCACCCAGTTCCCGGACACGCTCCTGGGAGACCCGGACAAACGTATCAGGTACTTCGACCCGTTAAGGAACGAATACTTCTTCGACCGGAACCGGCCGAGCTTTGACGCGATTCTTTACTATTACCAGTCAGGTGGGCGCTTAAAAAGACCCGTCAACGTCCCGTTTGACATCTTCTCCGAGGAGGTGAAGTTTTATGAACTTGGGGAAGAGGCGATTCTCAAGTTTCGCGAGGATGAAGGGTTtgttaaagaggaggaaaaacctCTGCCAGAGGACGAGTTCAAGCGCCAAATCTGGCTGCTTTTCGAGTATCCAGAGAGTTCGAGTCCCGCCAGGGGGATCGCGGTGGTTTCTGTCCTGGTGATAGTCATCTCTATTGTCATTTTCTGCCTGGAAACGCTGCCGGAGTTCAGGGATGAAAAGGAGTATCTGCAGTCACGACACAACTCCACTCAACCCGACCACGGATTTACACCTTTCAACGACCCCTTTTTCATCGTGGAGACGGTTTGCATCATTTGGTTCTCGTTTGAGATTATAGTTCGCTTCTTTGCGAGTCCGAGCAAACCggctttctttaaaaacattatgAACTCAATAGACATTGTATCCATTTTGCCTTATTTCATAACTCTCGGCACGGATCTGGCCCAGCATCAAGGCAACGGGCAACAAGCGATGAGCTTTGCCATCCTGAGGATAATCCGCCTTGTCAGGGTGTTCCGCATTTTCAAACTGTCCAGACACTCCAAGGGGCTGCAGATCCTGGGTCATACCCTGCGCGCCAGCATGAgggagctggccctcctcattTTCTTTCTGGTGATAGGCGTCATCCTCTTCTCCAGCGCGGTGTACTTCGCTGAGGCGGACGAGCCCACCTCTCAGTTCACGAGCATCCCCGACGCTTTCTGGTGGGCTGTGGTAACCATGACGACGGTGGGCTACGGCGATATGAAGCCCATCACTGTCGGTGGGAAGATCGTGGGCTCCCTGTGCGCCATCGCGGGCGTGTTAACCATTGCGCTGCCGGTGCCGGTTATAGTGTCCAACTTCAACTACTTTTACCACAGGGAGACCGATAATGAAGACCAGGCGCCGGTGGTTGAGAGTGTGCCGCCGGTGTGCCCGTATTTCCCAGACTTTCTAAGGAAATTCAAAAGCTCTCCTTCTGGTTCCTCGCTGGGCGACAAAGCGGAATATATGGAGATGGAGGAAGGGGTGACGGAGTCCCTGTGCGGGCTGGACAAGAGCCCCAGTAAAGGGAACGGGACAGACATAGGCAGGAGAAACAGTACTAACTCCAAATCCATCCAGACTGACGTGTGA
- the LOC101071898 gene encoding gonadotropin subunit beta-1 has product MQLVVMAAVLALVRVGHGCSFDCRPTNISIPVESCGLTELIYTTICAGQCYHVDPVYINYHDWAEQTVCNGDWTYEVKHIEGCPVGVSYPVATNCKCAACNSGNTYCSRFNGDVPGCLPF; this is encoded by the exons ATGCAgctggttgtcatggcagcagTGCTGGCACTGGTGAGGGTGGGGCACGGCTGCAGCTTCGACTGCCGCCCGACGAACATCAGCATCCCGGTGGAGAGCTGTGGCCTCACCGAGCTCATCTACACCACCATCTGCGCAGGACAGTGCTACCACGTG GATCCTGTCTACATCAACTATCATGACTGGGCGGAGCAGACGGTCTGTAACGGCGACTGGACCTATGAGGTGAAACACATTGAGGGCTGTCCAGTGGGGGTCAGCTACCCAGTGGCCACCAACTGCAAGTGCGCCGCGTGCAACTCAGGAAACACGTACTGCAGTCGCTTCAATGGGGACGTGCCCGGCTGCCTGCCCTTTTGA
- the arl14ep gene encoding ARL14 effector protein isoform X2, with protein MKNFVPTANTCLCSEHFRPECFRDYNGKQFLREDAVPTIPSHETTKIALRKRVVVPKETNLVNKTVTQGEQDRSKEAGVVRRDKRITIRGGRGGRGGKQFSDRQIRVYDNKGRLLSNSKDLCDCLDGDCMGCFYPCPECGSRKCGVECRCDRKWLYEQVEVEGGEIIRNKYAV; from the exons ATGAAAAACTTTGTTCCAACTGCCAACACCTGTCTCTGCTCAGAACACTTCCGGCCCGAATGCTTCAGGGATTACAACGGCAAACAGTTTCTGAGAGAGGATGCTGTACCCACTATACCATCACACGAAACAACAAAG ATTGCACTGCGGAAAAGGGTGGTGGTGCCGAAAGAGACAAACCTGGTGAATAAAACTGTAACGCAAGGAGAACAAGACCGATCCAAAGAGGCTGGAGTTGTGCGCCGAGACAAAAGAATCACCATAAGG GGTGGGCGAGGAGGGCGTGGAGGAAAACAGTTTTCAGACAG ACAGATCCGGGTGTACGACAACAAAGGCAGGCTGCTCTCCAACAGCAAGGACCTGTGCGACTGTCTGGATGGGGACTGCATGGGCTGCTTCTACCCCTGCCCCGAGTGCGGCTCACGCAAGTGCGGCGTGGAGTGCCGCTgcgacaggaagtggctttacgagcaggtggaggtggagggtggCGAGATCATCAGGAACAAGTATGCTGTTTAG
- the nr1h3 gene encoding oxysterols receptor LXR-alpha isoform X1: MLVMVRAARPHAVARSPLNPPAFPRSDESKVFDGPSELQLDCVVEESSRSAPLKLALTDLSRPDDFPGPPQNGPALPVEPSEIKLDPAAAETSAGSDGQPVKRKKGPAPKMLGNEVCSVCGDKASGFHYNVLSCEGCKGFFRRSVIKSAQYSCKNNGHCEMDMYMRRKCQQCRLRKCREAGMLEHCVLSEEQIRLKKMKKQEEETARTSTEVAPTPPQEVATLDPQQQEMIEKLVAMQKQCNKRSFLDRPKVTPWPQSQDLQNREVRQQRFAHFTELAIMSVQEIVDFAKQLPGFLELTREDQIALLKTSTIEIMLLETSRRYNPSIDSITFLKDFSYNKEDFAKAGLQFEFINPIFEFSKGMNDLHLDEAEYALLIAINIFSADRPNVQDHDLVERLQQPYVDLLRSYIMIKRPNDHLMFPRMLMKLVSLRTLSSVHSEQVFALRLQDKKLPPLLSEIWDVNE, encoded by the exons ATGTTGGTCATGGTAAGAGCAGCCCGGCCTCACGCTGTTGCACGTTCTCCTCTCAACCCGCCTGCGTTTCCTCGCTCAGATGAGAGTAAGGTGTTCGACGGGccctctgagctgcagctggactgCGTGGttgaggagagcagcaggagcgccCCGCTGAAGCTAGCACTGACCGACCTCTCCCGGCCAGATGACTTCCCCGGCCCCCCTCAAAACGGCCCCGCTCTGCCCGTGGAGCCCAGCGAAATCAAGCTGGATCCAGCTGCGGCCGAGACATCTGCCGGCTCAG ATGGGCAGCcggtgaagaggaagaaggggcCTGCTCCCAAGATGCTCGGCAACGAGGTGTGCAGCGTGTGCGGCGACAAGGCCTCCGGCTTCCACTACAACGTCCTGAGCTGCGAAGGCTGCAAGGGCTTCTTTCGCCGCAGCGTCATTAAAAGTGCGCAGTACTCGTGCAAGAACAACGGCCACTGTGAGATGGACATGTACATGCGCCGCAAGTGCCAGCAGTGTCGGCTGCGCAAGTGCCGGGAGGCGGGCATGCTGGAGCACT GTGTGCTCTCTGAGGAGCAAatcaggctgaagaagatgaagaagcaggaggaggaaaccgCCCGCACGTCCACGGAGGTCGCCCCGACCCCCCCGCAGGAAGTGGCCACGCTGGACCcccagcagcaggaaatgatCGAGAAGCTCGTGGCCATGCAGAAGCAATGCAACAAGAGGTCTTTCCTCGACCGGCCCAAAGTGACG ccgTGGCCGCAGAGTCAGGACTTGCAGAACCGAGAAGTGCGTCAGCAGCGGTTCGCCCACTTCACCGAGCTGGCCATCATGTCGGTGCAGGAGATCGTGGATTTTGCCAAGCAGCTTCCTGGTTTCTTGGAGCTGACGCGGGAGGATCAGATCGCTCTACTGAAGACTTCGACCATCGAG ATCATGCTGCTGGAGACGTCCCGGCGGTACAATCCCTCCATCGACAGCATCACCTTCCTGAAAGACTTCAGCTATAATAAGGAGGATTTTGCCAAAGCAG GGCTTCAGTTCGAATTCATCAATCCGATCTTTGAGTTCTCGAAAGGGATGAACGATCTGCATCTGGACGAGGCCGAATACGCCCTCCTCATTGCCATTAATATCTTCTCCGCAG ATCGTCCCAACGTGCAGGATCACGACCTGGTGGAGCGGCTCCAGCAGCCGTACGTTGACCTCCTGCGCTCTTACATCATGATAAAGAGACCAAAC GATCACCTGATGTTTCCCCGCATGCTGATGAAGCTGGTGAGCCTGCGCACGCTCAGCAGCGTCCACTCGGAGCAGGTTTTCGCCCTCCGCCTCCAGGACAAGAAGCTTCCGCCGCTGCTGTCTGAGATCTGGGACGTGAACGAGTGA
- the arl14ep gene encoding ARL14 effector protein isoform X1, with protein sequence MPVICASVDCSNRFVKGSEIRFYRFPLSKPQLAAKWVQSLGMKNFVPTANTCLCSEHFRPECFRDYNGKQFLREDAVPTIPSHETTKIALRKRVVVPKETNLVNKTVTQGEQDRSKEAGVVRRDKRITIRGGRGGRGGKQFSDRQIRVYDNKGRLLSNSKDLCDCLDGDCMGCFYPCPECGSRKCGVECRCDRKWLYEQVEVEGGEIIRNKYAV encoded by the exons atGCCTGTTATTTGTGCATCAGTCGATTGTAGCAACAGATTTGTAAAGGGGTCAGAAATAAGGTTTTATAG GTTCCCACTCAGTAAACCTCAGCTTGCGGCCAAATGGGTGCAGAGCCTGGGCATGAAAAACTTTGTTCCAACTGCCAACACCTGTCTCTGCTCAGAACACTTCCGGCCCGAATGCTTCAGGGATTACAACGGCAAACAGTTTCTGAGAGAGGATGCTGTACCCACTATACCATCACACGAAACAACAAAG ATTGCACTGCGGAAAAGGGTGGTGGTGCCGAAAGAGACAAACCTGGTGAATAAAACTGTAACGCAAGGAGAACAAGACCGATCCAAAGAGGCTGGAGTTGTGCGCCGAGACAAAAGAATCACCATAAGG GGTGGGCGAGGAGGGCGTGGAGGAAAACAGTTTTCAGACAG ACAGATCCGGGTGTACGACAACAAAGGCAGGCTGCTCTCCAACAGCAAGGACCTGTGCGACTGTCTGGATGGGGACTGCATGGGCTGCTTCTACCCCTGCCCCGAGTGCGGCTCACGCAAGTGCGGCGTGGAGTGCCGCTgcgacaggaagtggctttacgagcaggtggaggtggagggtggCGAGATCATCAGGAACAAGTATGCTGTTTAG